In the genome of Candidatus Omnitrophota bacterium, one region contains:
- the acpP gene encoding acyl carrier protein has translation MAVEEKVKAIIAEQLGVKPEEVTAEASFVDDLGADSLDTVELVMAFEEEFGIEIPDEDAEKITTVNEAIKYIDEKTANK, from the coding sequence ATGGCAGTTGAAGAGAAAGTAAAAGCTATAATCGCAGAACAACTTGGCGTAAAACCGGAGGAAGTTACCGCAGAGGCGTCGTTCGTGGATGACCTGGGCGCTGATTCCCTGGATACCGTAGAGCTGGTTATGGCTTTTGAAGAGGAATTCGGTATCGAGATCCCGGATGAGGATGCGGAAAAGATCACCACTGTGAACGAGGCGATTAAATACATCGACGAAAAAACTGCTAATAAATAA
- the leuC gene encoding 3-isopropylmalate dehydratase large subunit, translating to MAHTIAEKILLAHTGLAYRQAGKKDIRPGEFIEADVDVALGNDITAPIAISEFKKAGFTRVFDKNKIVLVPDHFAPAKDLKSANQCKALANFAEEQKIKNYFEVGCMGIEHALLPEKGIVLPGMLVIGADSHTCTYGALGCYSTGLGSTDLARAFVDGKCWFKVPESIKFIYKGKPNKWISGKDLILYTIGRIGVDGALYCAMEFTGPVIKKLPMDGRFSMSNMAIEAGARAGIIETDETTLDYVRSTGKKIGSDLRKKWLSLKADPDAAYQKVYEWDVTGLKPQVACPHLPSNVKPAAELGNVKLDQVVIGSCTNGRISDLRIAAKILKGKKVAPGLRLIVIPATQKIYRECLKEGLAKIFIKSGGVFSTPTCGPCLGGHIGILTEGETCLATTNRNFIGRMGSPKSFVYLSSPAVAAVSAITGRITDPNEVI from the coding sequence ATGGCGCATACAATAGCGGAAAAAATATTATTGGCCCATACGGGCCTTGCCTACCGGCAGGCAGGCAAGAAGGATATCCGCCCGGGCGAATTCATCGAGGCTGATGTGGACGTGGCTTTAGGAAATGATATCACCGCGCCTATCGCCATTTCGGAATTCAAGAAAGCCGGATTTACCAGGGTCTTCGATAAGAATAAGATCGTCCTGGTTCCCGACCATTTCGCCCCGGCAAAAGACCTGAAAAGCGCCAATCAGTGCAAGGCGTTGGCTAATTTCGCCGAGGAACAGAAGATCAAGAATTATTTTGAAGTGGGGTGCATGGGCATAGAGCACGCGTTGCTTCCGGAAAAAGGCATAGTCCTGCCCGGGATGCTGGTCATCGGCGCGGATTCGCATACCTGCACTTACGGCGCCTTAGGCTGTTATTCCACCGGTTTAGGCTCTACTGACCTGGCCAGGGCTTTTGTGGACGGTAAATGCTGGTTCAAGGTCCCGGAGAGCATAAAGTTCATATATAAAGGAAAGCCGAATAAATGGATCTCGGGAAAAGACCTGATCCTTTATACTATCGGCCGGATCGGGGTTGACGGGGCTTTGTATTGCGCGATGGAATTTACCGGCCCGGTGATCAAAAAGCTGCCGATGGATGGCCGGTTCTCTATGTCTAATATGGCGATCGAGGCGGGAGCCAGGGCAGGGATAATCGAAACGGATGAGACTACGCTGGATTATGTAAGATCGACCGGAAAGAAGATCGGCTCTGATTTGAGGAAGAAGTGGCTTAGCCTTAAGGCTGATCCGGACGCGGCATATCAAAAAGTATATGAATGGGATGTTACGGGCCTTAAGCCGCAGGTGGCTTGCCCGCATCTTCCCAGCAATGTAAAACCCGCGGCTGAACTGGGCAATGTCAAGCTTGATCAGGTGGTCATCGGTTCCTGCACCAACGGCAGGATCTCGGACCTGCGGATAGCCGCCAAGATATTAAAAGGCAAGAAGGTTGCCCCGGGATTGCGCTTGATCGTCATCCCGGCGACCCAGAAGATATACCGGGAATGCCTTAAAGAAGGCCTGGCTAAAATTTTCATCAAGTCCGGAGGGGTATTCTCCACTCCGACCTGCGGCCCGTGCCTGGGCGGACATATCGGTATACTTACAGAAGGCGAGACCTGCCTGGCTACCACCAACAGGAATTTTATCGGCAGGATGGGGTCGCCTAAATCATTCGTTTATTTGTCCAGCCCGGCAGTAGCCGCGGTTTCGGCGATCACCGGAAGGATCACTGATCCTAACGAGGTTATATGA
- a CDS encoding 3-isopropylmalate dehydratase small subunit: MILKGKAHKFGEDVNTDDIISAKYLVSTDAKELGSRCMEAISPDFVKKVQPGDIIVAGKNFGCGSSREHAPLAIKGCGISAVLAPSFAAIFYRNAINIGLPFLTLPDTSRINEGDEVQIDLNNGLIRNLTRNEEYKTQPFPRFLQELVAKGGLMNYIKERR, encoded by the coding sequence ATGATACTTAAAGGTAAAGCCCATAAATTCGGCGAGGATGTCAATACCGACGATATAATTTCGGCGAAATACCTGGTTTCCACGGATGCCAAGGAATTGGGCAGCCGCTGTATGGAAGCGATCAGCCCGGATTTCGTCAAAAAGGTCCAGCCCGGGGATATTATCGTGGCCGGCAAGAATTTCGGCTGCGGGTCGTCCCGCGAGCACGCGCCTCTGGCGATAAAAGGATGCGGCATCTCGGCTGTTCTTGCCCCGAGTTTCGCGGCGATCTTTTACCGCAATGCCATAAATATCGGGTTGCCGTTCTTGACCCTGCCGGATACGAGCAGGATCAATGAAGGCGATGAGGTGCAGATCGACCTGAATAACGGCCTGATCAGGAATCTTACCCGAAACGAAGAATATAAGACCCAGCCTTTCCCCCGGTTCCTGCAGGAGCTGGTTGCCAAAGGCGGGTTGATGAATTATATAAAAGAGCGTCGGTAA
- the fabF gene encoding beta-ketoacyl-ACP synthase II, whose amino-acid sequence MKSQENRVVVTGLGVVSPLGNDISSFWSSLQAGKSGVGQLTTFDASGFDCHIAAEVKGFDPQAFGLTRKEAMRMEKFVQYSLACTNQAVKNSGLDLEKVDKERAGVIVGSGIGSLRIIEEEYKVYLKGGASRISPFLIPSLIINEASGHIAIKYGFNGPNLAVTTACASGSHAIGNAVRIIQRGDADIMISGGTESCVTALGVGGFCALKALSVRNDEPEKASRPFDAQRTGFVMGEGCGIVILESLEHAQKRGAHIYCEVPGFGASCDAYHITAPDPDGHGASLAIKWALKDSGLNPEDVDYINAHGTSTKMNDKVETMAIKRALGDHAKKVMVSSTKSMTGHLLGAAGGVEFIVCCLAIKDSVVPPTINYEFPDPDCDLDYVPNAARKAEVDVCISNSLGFGGHNATLVAKRFK is encoded by the coding sequence ATGAAGAGCCAGGAAAATAGAGTTGTGGTAACGGGTTTAGGCGTAGTTTCGCCTTTGGGCAACGATATTTCTTCTTTCTGGAGCAGCCTTCAGGCCGGAAAATCGGGGGTGGGTCAGCTTACCACGTTCGATGCCTCGGGATTTGACTGCCATATCGCCGCCGAGGTCAAGGGGTTCGACCCGCAGGCCTTTGGCCTGACCAGGAAAGAAGCTATGCGTATGGAGAAATTCGTCCAATACTCGCTGGCCTGCACTAACCAGGCGGTCAAGAATTCCGGCCTGGACCTTGAGAAAGTTGACAAGGAGCGCGCGGGCGTTATAGTAGGCTCCGGCATAGGCTCTTTGCGGATCATAGAAGAAGAATATAAGGTTTATTTAAAAGGCGGCGCTTCGCGCATTTCGCCTTTTCTTATCCCCAGCCTGATAATCAATGAGGCATCCGGGCATATCGCGATAAAATACGGTTTTAACGGCCCTAATCTGGCGGTGACCACTGCCTGCGCTTCCGGCTCTCATGCTATAGGTAACGCGGTGCGGATCATCCAGCGCGGCGACGCGGATATTATGATCAGCGGAGGCACGGAAAGCTGCGTTACTGCTTTAGGTGTCGGCGGTTTTTGCGCGCTTAAGGCCTTATCTGTGCGTAATGACGAACCGGAGAAAGCCAGCCGGCCGTTCGACGCCCAGCGCACCGGGTTTGTTATGGGTGAAGGCTGCGGCATAGTGATCCTGGAATCACTGGAACACGCCCAAAAAAGAGGGGCGCATATATACTGCGAAGTGCCCGGATTCGGCGCTTCCTGCGACGCCTATCATATAACCGCGCCTGACCCTGACGGCCACGGCGCGTCTTTGGCTATAAAATGGGCGTTAAAAGACAGCGGGCTTAATCCGGAAGATGTGGATTATATAAATGCCCACGGTACATCCACTAAAATGAACGATAAGGTGGAGACCATGGCGATAAAACGGGCGTTGGGCGACCACGCCAAGAAAGTTATGGTAAGTTCGACCAAGTCGATGACCGGACATTTATTGGGCGCGGCAGGCGGTGTGGAGTTTATAGTTTGCTGCCTTGCCATAAAAGATAGTGTTGTCCCTCCCACGATCAACTACGAGTTCCCGGACCCGGACTGCGACCTGGATTATGTCCCGAACGCGGCGCGTAAGGCCGAGGTCGATGTCTGCATCTCAAATTCCCTCGGATTCGGCGGGCATAACGCTACCCTGGTTGCCAAGAGATTCAAATAA
- the fabG gene encoding 3-oxoacyl-[acyl-carrier-protein] reductase, with product MRLEGKVALVTGGGRGIGKEISLLFAREGADIVIWDVNPQDADNTCKEIEALGRKTLSGQVDVTDYAKVEEAVNKILDKFNKIDILVNNAGITKDNLLLRMSQAEWDAVINVNLKGTFNCTKACARPLIKQRQGKIVNIASIIGIMGNAGQANYAASKAGIIALTKTSAREMGSRNINVNAIAPGFIQTAMTDKLPEEIKQKMLANIPLGKLGTPKDVANACLFLASEEAHYITGQTIVVDGGMVMV from the coding sequence ATGCGTTTAGAAGGGAAAGTGGCTTTGGTTACCGGAGGAGGCAGAGGCATAGGCAAGGAAATATCCCTGTTATTTGCCAGGGAAGGCGCGGATATCGTGATCTGGGATGTTAATCCTCAGGATGCGGATAATACCTGTAAAGAGATCGAGGCTTTAGGCAGGAAGACTTTATCCGGGCAGGTGGATGTCACCGATTATGCCAAGGTAGAAGAAGCGGTCAACAAAATTCTTGACAAATTCAACAAGATTGATATATTAGTTAACAATGCCGGGATCACTAAAGACAATCTGCTTTTGCGGATGAGCCAGGCAGAATGGGATGCGGTCATAAATGTCAACCTTAAAGGGACATTTAACTGCACCAAAGCCTGCGCCAGGCCCCTGATAAAGCAGCGCCAGGGTAAGATTGTCAACATTGCATCGATCATTGGGATAATGGGAAATGCCGGACAGGCAAACTATGCAGCTTCTAAGGCCGGGATAATCGCCTTGACTAAGACCTCGGCCAGGGAAATGGGAAGCCGGAATATCAATGTCAATGCCATAGCCCCTGGATTTATCCAGACGGCTATGACCGACAAGCTTCCCGAAGAAATAAAACAGAAGATGCTGGCTAACATTCCCTTAGGTAAGTTAGGGACCCCTAAGGATGTGGCTAATGCCTGTTTATTCCTGGCCTCGGAGGAGGCGCATTATATAACAGGACAGACCATAGTAGTGGATGGCGGAATGGTGATGGTATAA